A genomic window from Triticum urartu cultivar G1812 chromosome 7, Tu2.1, whole genome shotgun sequence includes:
- the LOC125518468 gene encoding uncharacterized protein LOC125518468, with protein sequence MEVVEKGREATTGVETGTGQPWGWNWDWDWEYRLRKYLLLLATLVVTVTYAAGFNPPGGVWQDTRDGRLAGDPIIRATHYHWFLAFYYCNATAFAASLVVIVLILVLAIQHDKEKEKEKGKEKEKVKENEKEEKRGKKVFGLLVLRFVMGLDLLSLMSAYGAGTYRDVLTAVLYCTVSAGTVLVYVVVLNCCFPGKKSKSVSGRAKGKERHCKILMLLATFAVSVTYIAGLSTPGGFWDSTGGSHHPGDPILRDRHDLRLTVFLFCNTTAFVASLFITMQLIIDRKLHEEQEVGLPRKHALYACIIIALIGLVSAYIAGSCRDTRTTVSVIITLSLVGACILLAVLLKCHSSKCVSGESDGVAGVTEGSTTQVGVAGVVAGAGEEAWARGMAGDTSGPTKEVALTVQPNLTESQKSSMRLDYSIRSQEIGENQQTDNVSECDSREAVDKARSLVLLLASLAATITYAAGLDPPGGLWQDNGDGHMAGDPILLTTNARRYKTFYYCNSAALVTSLVAIILVQNKLLLKHHVLEVAMILVLFGLMGAYAAGSCRDVDTSIYAMALAGVVLIYVVIHVIIFTLDHKDKQGDEELLEKRRKRLLLFAILAATITYQAGLTPPGGFLLRDDQFGHRAGDPILLHNFPRRYNAFFYCNTVSFMLSIALILLLVNPNLYRPAVRSNALSVCAAVGLFGLLAGYAAGSTQHIKTSIYIFVLVAVVLLVAAILLAVFLWTEVQRNGNSAGEVELNDNSVAPSEPEGNGISLREGEEQKEEEHEKETKEEEKQEKKEHAERKYVMLLGILVASVTYQAGLKPPGGAWQSSGNGYEAGNPVMHDNRTPQYLTFFYSNSISFVASILVIIMLLRYWLIKKEYEDWSLRMMKITTVVNFGALLVAYTVGSSRSWKTSLRVGALSVALQGYLAVIILCLSCHHHLEKKLSMASNQGNLPA encoded by the exons ATGGAGGTGGTGGAGAAAGGCCGGGAGGCGACAACGGGCGTGGAAACCGGGACCGGCCAGCCATGGGGCTGGAACTGGGACTGGGACTGGGAGTACCGCCTAAGGAAATACCTTCTGCTGCTGGCCACGCTGGTGGTGACCGTGACGTACGCCGCGGGCTTCAACCCGCCGGGGGGCGTCTGGCAGGACACCCGTGACGGCCGACTtgccggcgaccccatcatccgcgcCACCCACTACCACTGGTTCCTCGCCTTCTACTACTGCAACGCCACCGCGTTCGCTGCGTCGCTCGTGGTCATCGTTCTCATTCTCGTCCTCGCAATCCAGCACgacaaggagaaggagaaggagaaggggaaggagaaggagaaggtgaaggagaatgagaaggaggagaagagggggaagaaggTGTTCGGGCTGCTGGTGCTGCGGTTTGTCATGGGGCTGGACCTGCTCAGCCTCATGAGCGCCTACGGCGCCGGCACCTACCGCGACGTGCTCACCGCCGTCTTGTACTGCACGGTGTCGGCGGGCACTGTCTTGGTCTACGTCGTGGTTCTCAATTGCTGCTTTCCTGGCAAAAAGTCCAAGTCCGTCTCCGGCAGGGCCAAAGGCAAAGAACGTCACTGCAAAATCCTGATGCTTCTCGCGACCTTCGCGGTGAGCGTCACGTACATCGCCGGGCTTAGCACGCCGGGCGGCTTCTGGGACAGCACTGGCGGCAGCCACCACCCGGGCGACCCGATTCTCAGGGACCGCCACGACCTGCGCCTGACGGTGTTCTTATTCTGCAACACCACGGCGTTCGTGGCGTCCCTGTTCATCACCATGCAGCTCATCATCGACCGCAAGCTCCACGAGGAACAGGAGGTAGGCCTGCCTCGCAAGCATGCGCTCTACGCCTGCATCATCATCGCGCTGATCGGCCTGGTCAGCGCGTACATCGCCGGCAGCTGCAGGGACACCCGCACCACCGTCTCCGTGATCATTACCCTGTCCCTGGTTGGCGCTTGCATCCTACTTGCTGTGCTTCTGAAATGTCATTCCTCAAAATG TGTCAGCGGAGAGAGTGACGGTGTCGCAGGCGTGACAGAGGGTTCAACCACTCAGGTTGGGGTAGCAGGGGTGGTCGCCGGCGCAGGAGAAGAGGCgtgggctagagggatggccggggatACGAGCGGACCAACGAAGGAGGTGGCTCTAACGGTCCAGCCAAATTTGACTGAAAGTCAAAAAAGTTCCATGCGACTCGATTATAGCATTAGGTCCCAAGAAATAGGGGAAAATCAGCAGACTGATAATGTCAG TGAATGCGATTCTAGGGAGGCTGTGGACAAGGCTCGCTCTCTTGTTCTACTGCTCGCCTCTCTTGCTGCCACCATCACCTACGCAGCCGGGCTGGACCCGCCGGGTGGCCTGTGGCAGGACAATGGCGACGGGCACATGGCCGGCGACCCGATCCTTCTCACGACGAACGCTAGGCGGTACAAGACCTTCTACTACTGCAACTCGGCTGCCCTGGTGACCTCCTTGGTGGCCATCATCCTGGTCCAGAATAAGCTTCTGCTCAAGCACCATGTGTTGGAGGTAGCCATGATACTCGTCCTATTTGGCCTCATGGGTGCTTATGCCGCCGGGAGCTGCCGGGACGTGGACACCTCCATTTACGCCATGGCCTTGGCAGGCGTGGTCCTTATTTATGTGGTGATCCATGTTATCATCTTCACGCTGGACCACAAGGACAAACAAGGCGACGAAGAGTTGCTGGAGAAGAGGCGCAAGCGGTTGCTTCTCTTCGCGATCTTGGCAGCGACCATCACCTATCAAGCGGGACTCACGCCTCCAGGTGGCTTCCTGCTCAGGGATGACCAGTTCGGGCACCGCGCAGGTGACCCGATCCTCTTGCACAACTTCCCACGCCGCTACAATGCCTTCTTCTACTGCAACACAGTGAGCTTCATGTTGTCCATCGCCCTCATCCTCCTCCTGGTGAACCCCAATTTGTACAGGCCAGCCGTACGAAGCAATGCTCTATCTGTTTGTGCGGCAGTGGGCTTGTTTGGTTTGCTAGCGGGCTATGCAGCCGGAAGCACTCAGCACATCAAGACCTCCATCTACATCTTCGTGTTAGTGGCCGTGGTCCTCCTTGTTGCCGCCATTCTGCTGGCAGTATTTTTGTGGACTGAGGTGCAGAGAAATGGCAATTCGGCAGGCGAGGTGGAGTTAAATGACAACTCGGTAGCGCCATCAGAGCCAGAGGGAAATGGCATATCCCTGAGAGAGGgggaagaacaaaaggaggaagaacacGAAAAGGAGACGAAGGAGGAGGAAAAACAAGAAAAGAAGGAGCACGCGGAGCGCAAGTATGTAATGCTACTAGGCATCTTGGTGGCGAGCGTAACCTACCAGGCCGGCCTGAAGCCGCCCGGCGGAGCGTGGCAGAGCAGCGGCAACGGGTACGAAGCAGGCAACCCGGTGATGCACGACAACAGGACGCCTCAGTACCTCACCTTCTTCTACAGCAACTCCATTTCGTTTGTGGCATCCATCCTTGTCATCATCATGCTGCTACGATACTGGCTGATAAAGAAGGAGTATGAAGATTGGTCGCTAAGGATGATGAAAATCACTACCGTGGTGAATTTTGGCGCTCTCCTGGTGGCCTATACAGTCGGCTCCAGCAGGAGTTGGAAGACGTCTTTGCGTGTCGGTGCGTTGAGCGTTGCCTTGCAGGGCTACCTTGCAGTCATTATCTTGtgcttgtcttgtcatcatcaTCTTGAGAAGAAGCTGAGCATGGCGAGCAACCAAGGAAATCTTCCAGCGTGA